In Geobacillus kaustophilus, a genomic segment contains:
- a CDS encoding uberolysin/carnocyclin family circular bacteriocin has protein sequence MSLLALVAGTLGVSQAVATTVVSIVLTGSTLVSIILGITAILSGGVDAILEIGWSTFVATVKKIVTERGKAAAIAW, from the coding sequence ATGAGTTTGTTGGCTCTTGTAGCGGGGACGCTGGGCGTGTCACAAGCTGTTGCCACGACCGTTGTATCGATTGTGTTGACAGGGTCGACGTTAGTTTCTATCATTCTAGGAATTACTGCTATTTTATCCGGTGGAGTGGATGCGATTTTAGAAATCGGATGGTCGACATTTGTGGCGACAGTGAAAAAAATTGTTACGGAACGGGGCAAGGCCGCAGCAATTGCTTGGTGA
- a CDS encoding stage II sporulation protein M encodes MIGRTIRSHLPYFCVSLAVYGICFAFGAVIVSEKLTIHPTSMAFWPTLAHNFMVGAILMFGGWLTLGVVNTVYLAYNAAMLGAIVKGVMKGYGLHPIITGILPHGITEIMSHLLFCTLGYETWRLLHIVKKRARAEETEPLHIRDVVLLFTAASILLVISALIEATVSHA; translated from the coding sequence ATGATCGGGAGAACCATTCGCAGCCATCTGCCATATTTTTGTGTATCGCTGGCTGTATATGGGATATGTTTTGCTTTCGGTGCCGTCATTGTTTCTGAAAAATTAACGATCCATCCAACTTCCATGGCGTTTTGGCCGACTTTAGCCCACAACTTTATGGTCGGGGCGATTCTTATGTTTGGCGGATGGTTGACATTAGGGGTCGTAAATACAGTTTATCTCGCCTATAATGCAGCAATGTTAGGAGCCATTGTGAAAGGGGTCATGAAAGGGTATGGATTGCACCCTATTATAACGGGCATCCTTCCCCATGGAATTACAGAAATCATGAGCCATTTGCTATTTTGTACGTTAGGATATGAAACATGGCGGTTGCTCCATATTGTGAAAAAAAGAGCACGAGCTGAGGAGACAGAACCGCTTCATATACGTGATGTTGTTTTGTTATTCACGGCAGCTTCCATACTATTGGTAATATCTGCGCTCATTGAGGCGACTGTGTCGCACGCATAG
- a CDS encoding ABC transporter ATP-binding protein, with product MDEPLFSLQNLTYSYDGKTLIFDQFSFDVLKGETIFLTGPNGVGKTTLLQIIAGLLSNGHLTYRAYYKGNPVQLVAIRRYISYVTAEPPLFSKLTGYENIECFRLLWRLDRTYYQKVEAICHTLGMADWLALPVDQYSLGTLQKLHIAIALGRPVELYLMDEPFNSLDVTSRDILAEWIQTDNRASYIIASHVHQDKFPSARVLTLARPVRKEGIW from the coding sequence GTGGACGAACCGCTTTTTTCATTGCAAAATTTAACGTATAGTTATGATGGAAAAACGCTCATTTTTGACCAGTTTTCCTTCGACGTTCTGAAAGGGGAAACGATTTTCCTAACAGGTCCAAATGGCGTTGGGAAAACAACGTTATTACAGATTATCGCTGGCTTGCTTTCTAATGGCCATTTGACCTACCGTGCTTATTATAAAGGAAATCCGGTTCAGCTGGTTGCGATACGCCGCTATATATCGTACGTAACGGCTGAACCCCCTTTATTTTCTAAACTGACAGGCTATGAAAATATCGAATGTTTTCGGCTTTTATGGCGATTAGATCGCACATATTACCAAAAGGTAGAAGCGATTTGCCATACATTAGGGATGGCGGATTGGCTAGCTCTTCCCGTTGATCAATATTCGCTTGGGACGTTGCAAAAGTTGCATATCGCGATTGCTTTAGGACGGCCTGTGGAATTGTATTTAATGGATGAGCCTTTTAACTCGCTTGATGTGACCAGCCGGGACATACTAGCGGAATGGATTCAAACGGACAACCGTGCATCGTATATCATTGCTTCCCATGTCCATCAAGACAAGTTCCCTAGTGCGCGTGTATTGACACTTGCTCGTCCGGTGAGAAAGGAAGGCATCTGGTAA
- a CDS encoding VanZ family protein, which translates to MKTIGFSFDLHPPLFMIVFVILCGITCFILKKRKANMTVKQLFFVATTIFYSLSVVKLTLLPITISFDKTSYPDMPWKYYYQLIPFQTIISAWKQGNLLQVVGNIVLLLPLPILIGLLKKRSTGFFRTLTVVISVSLGIELTQLLINCLTGIPNKVADVDDFILNSIGGLVGWATIKLYFVLIREKKDQSFHLPNSADNSTN; encoded by the coding sequence ATGAAAACGATTGGATTCTCATTTGACTTACATCCACCGCTATTTATGATCGTTTTTGTCATATTATGTGGTATCACTTGCTTCATTTTGAAAAAAAGGAAAGCGAATATGACCGTTAAACAACTCTTCTTTGTCGCAACTACAATATTTTATTCTTTGTCTGTTGTCAAACTGACCTTACTCCCGATAACGATCAGCTTTGATAAAACAAGCTATCCGGACATGCCTTGGAAATACTATTATCAGTTGATCCCGTTTCAAACCATTATCTCTGCGTGGAAGCAAGGCAACCTTTTGCAAGTCGTGGGGAATATTGTTCTCCTTCTCCCGTTGCCGATTTTAATAGGACTATTGAAAAAACGCAGCACAGGCTTTTTTCGAACTTTGACTGTCGTCATTTCCGTAAGTTTGGGCATTGAATTGACCCAATTACTTATTAATTGTTTAACTGGAATTCCAAACAAAGTAGCGGACGTAGACGATTTTATATTAAATTCGATTGGTGGTTTGGTTGGATGGGCAACCATAAAACTATATTTTGTTTTGATAAGAGAGAAGAAGGATCAATCTTTTCACCTTCCCAATTCAGCGGACAACTCGACTAACTAA
- the rnhC gene encoding ribonuclease HIII, translating to MSNYVIHADPQLLNALLAHYQDALFDRLPAGALFAVKRPDVVITAYRSGKVLFQGKAAEQEAAKWMGKRGADPGKRQEGETASPPLEHGLEKLSAIGSDEVGTGDYFGPIVVAAAYVDRSHIAKIAALGVKDSKQLTDEAINKIAPAIMKTAPFAVTVLDNAEYNRWQRSGMPQTKMKALLHNRTLTKLLDEIAPIEPEAIIIDQFLERDSYFRYLAGEARIVSERVHCLPKAESVHVAVAAASIIARYVFLEEMERVSRTVGLLLPKGAGAIVDEAAARIIRERGEEMLETCAKLHFANTKKALDIAKRR from the coding sequence TTGTCAAACTATGTGATTCACGCGGATCCACAGTTGCTTAATGCGCTGCTCGCCCACTACCAAGACGCCTTATTCGACCGGCTTCCGGCCGGAGCTTTATTCGCCGTCAAGCGCCCGGATGTCGTGATCACTGCCTACCGCTCGGGGAAAGTGCTGTTTCAAGGGAAAGCGGCGGAGCAAGAAGCAGCAAAATGGATGGGGAAGAGGGGGGCTGATCCAGGCAAACGACAGGAGGGGGAGACCGCCTCGCCCCCATTGGAACATGGGCTCGAGAAGCTTTCTGCGATCGGTTCGGATGAAGTCGGCACCGGAGACTATTTCGGCCCGATCGTCGTCGCCGCCGCCTACGTTGATCGGTCGCATATCGCCAAAATCGCGGCGCTTGGCGTGAAAGATTCGAAGCAACTAACGGACGAGGCGATCAACAAAATCGCCCCCGCCATCATGAAAACGGCGCCTTTTGCTGTCACCGTGCTTGATAACGCGGAATACAACCGCTGGCAGCGAAGCGGCATGCCGCAGACGAAAATGAAGGCGCTGCTTCATAATCGGACGCTCACCAAGCTGCTCGACGAAATCGCGCCTATCGAACCGGAAGCAATCATTATCGATCAATTTTTAGAACGTGACTCGTATTTCCGCTACCTCGCAGGGGAAGCGCGCATCGTAAGCGAGCGGGTGCATTGCCTGCCGAAAGCAGAAAGCGTGCACGTGGCGGTCGCCGCCGCCTCGATCATCGCCCGCTATGTGTTTTTAGAAGAGATGGAGCGAGTATCCCGCACCGTCGGCCTTTTGCTCCCGAAAGGCGCCGGCGCCATCGTTGACGAAGCCGCGGCCCGGATCATCCGCGAGCGAGGGGAAGAGATGCTCGAGACGTGCGCCAAGCTTCATTTTGCCAATACGAAAAAGGCGCTTGACATCGCCAAGCGCCGGTAA
- the zapA gene encoding cell division protein ZapA: MTGQPKTRVSVRIYGQDYTIVGTESPAHIRLVAAFVDDKMHEFSEKNPMLDVPKLAVLTAVNIASEYLKLKEEYQRLTEQLKQKKDGEDDD, from the coding sequence TTGACTGGGCAGCCAAAAACGCGGGTGAGCGTCCGCATCTATGGTCAAGACTATACGATCGTCGGCACAGAAAGCCCGGCCCATATCCGGCTCGTGGCCGCGTTCGTTGACGATAAAATGCATGAATTCAGTGAGAAAAATCCGATGCTCGATGTGCCGAAGCTGGCCGTTTTGACGGCTGTTAACATCGCGAGCGAGTATCTCAAACTGAAAGAAGAATATCAACGGCTGACGGAACAACTGAAACAGAAAAAGGACGGGGAAGACGATGATTGA
- a CDS encoding CvpA family protein, protein MIDVVLLFVLLLGAMIGLKRGFILQFIHMAGFFIAFFVAYKYYERLVPTLRLWIPYPTFGDPEAMKLLFQSTHLDDAYYRAISFALLFFVVKIVLQIIGSMLDFVAQLPLLRSVNRLAGAALGFAEVYLLVFLLLYIGALVPIDSVQEQLQRSLMATVIVKHTPVLSEMLGNWWIHGRV, encoded by the coding sequence ATGATTGATGTCGTGCTGCTGTTTGTCCTGTTGCTGGGGGCGATGATCGGACTCAAGCGCGGCTTTATTCTCCAATTCATTCATATGGCCGGGTTTTTCATTGCCTTTTTCGTTGCTTATAAGTATTATGAGCGGCTTGTGCCGACATTGCGCCTTTGGATTCCATATCCGACGTTCGGCGATCCGGAGGCGATGAAGCTGCTGTTTCAGAGCACCCATTTAGATGATGCGTATTACCGCGCCATTTCGTTTGCTCTCTTATTTTTTGTCGTCAAAATTGTGCTCCAAATCATCGGCTCGATGCTTGATTTCGTCGCCCAGCTGCCGCTGTTGCGCAGCGTCAACCGCTTGGCCGGGGCGGCGCTCGGATTTGCGGAAGTGTATTTGCTTGTCTTTTTGCTTTTGTATATCGGTGCGCTCGTGCCGATTGACAGCGTCCAAGAACAGCTGCAGCGTTCGCTCATGGCGACCGTGATTGTGAAACATACGCCGGTGTTGTCGGAGATGCTTGGCAACTGGTGGATTCATGGCCGCGTTTGA
- the polX gene encoding DNA polymerase/3'-5' exonuclease PolX, translated as MSVHKKEAIRLLETIALYMEIKGENPFKVNAFRKAASALETDERSLTEIGDFTAIPGIGKSTAAIITEFIKSGSSSVLNELKRDVPETLLALLKLPGLGGKKIAKLHQELGIVDMDGLKEACMAGKVRALPGFGAKTEEKLLAAIEKAGKRPERLPLARVLAIAADIERQLACLDGVIRFSRAGSLRRLKETVKDLDYVIATDRPAEVRDGLLGFERIREVLAAGETKVSLLFQYDDEIAADFRLVGEDEFATALHHFTGSKEHNVRMRQLAKERGEKISEYGVEDEATGEVKTFRDEAAFYAHFGLPYIPPELREDGTEVDRYSSDDPLVHFDDIQGDLHMHSAWSDGACSLEELAEACRRRGYRYIAITDHSQFLKVANGLTPDRLRCQREEIERLNARYSDFTILAGVEMDILPDGTLDYDDDVLKELDFVIAAIHSAFKQPRETIMKRLEAALRHPYVDVIAHPTGRLIGQRDGYDVDVERLIELAAETNTVLELNANPNRLDLSAAYVKKAQEAGAYIAINTDAHHLDMLEDMAIGAATARKGWIHKETVINTWPLEKLQQFLRDKRKK; from the coding sequence ATGAGCGTCCATAAAAAAGAGGCCATCCGCCTGCTTGAGACAATTGCGTTGTATATGGAGATTAAAGGGGAAAACCCGTTTAAGGTGAACGCCTTCCGCAAGGCGGCAAGCGCATTGGAAACGGATGAACGAAGCCTGACGGAAATCGGCGACTTTACCGCCATCCCTGGCATCGGCAAAAGCACAGCGGCGATCATCACTGAATTTATCAAGAGCGGCTCGTCGTCGGTGCTGAATGAGCTAAAACGCGATGTTCCAGAGACGCTGCTTGCCTTGCTCAAACTGCCGGGGCTTGGCGGCAAAAAAATCGCCAAACTGCATCAGGAGCTTGGCATTGTCGATATGGACGGGTTGAAAGAAGCGTGCATGGCTGGAAAAGTGCGGGCGCTTCCTGGTTTTGGCGCGAAAACGGAAGAAAAGCTGCTTGCGGCCATTGAAAAGGCGGGCAAACGCCCCGAGCGGCTGCCGCTCGCCCGGGTGCTCGCGATCGCGGCGGACATTGAACGCCAGCTCGCTTGTCTTGATGGCGTGATTCGCTTCTCGCGAGCCGGCAGCTTGAGGCGCCTAAAAGAAACGGTGAAAGATTTGGATTATGTCATCGCCACCGACCGTCCGGCCGAGGTGCGCGACGGGTTGCTCGGCTTTGAGCGCATCCGCGAGGTGCTCGCCGCTGGGGAGACGAAAGTGTCGCTTCTTTTTCAGTATGACGATGAAATCGCGGCTGATTTCCGTCTCGTCGGCGAGGACGAGTTTGCGACCGCGCTTCATCATTTCACCGGATCGAAGGAGCATAACGTGCGCATGCGCCAGCTCGCCAAAGAGCGCGGGGAGAAAATCAGCGAATACGGTGTGGAAGACGAAGCGACAGGCGAAGTGAAAACATTCCGTGATGAAGCGGCGTTTTACGCCCATTTCGGGCTGCCGTACATTCCGCCGGAGCTGCGTGAAGATGGCACGGAAGTCGATCGATATTCTTCTGATGATCCACTTGTCCATTTTGACGATATCCAAGGCGACTTGCATATGCATTCGGCATGGAGCGACGGCGCGTGTTCGCTCGAGGAGCTCGCCGAAGCGTGTCGCCGCCGCGGCTACCGCTATATCGCCATTACCGACCATTCGCAATTTTTGAAAGTCGCCAACGGCTTGACGCCTGACCGATTGCGGTGCCAGCGCGAGGAAATTGAACGGCTGAACGCGCGCTATTCGGATTTTACGATTTTGGCCGGCGTTGAGATGGATATTTTGCCGGACGGGACGCTCGATTACGACGATGACGTGCTCAAGGAGCTTGATTTTGTCATCGCCGCCATTCACTCTGCGTTCAAACAGCCGCGCGAGACGATCATGAAACGGCTTGAAGCGGCGCTTCGCCACCCGTACGTCGATGTCATCGCTCATCCGACCGGGCGGCTGATCGGCCAGCGCGACGGCTATGACGTCGACGTCGAACGGTTGATCGAGCTGGCGGCGGAGACGAACACAGTGCTTGAGTTAAACGCCAACCCAAACCGGCTCGATTTGTCGGCGGCCTACGTGAAAAAAGCCCAGGAAGCGGGGGCGTACATTGCCATCAACACGGACGCCCACCATTTGGACATGCTCGAGGATATGGCGATCGGCGCAGCGACTGCAAGAAAAGGTTGGATCCATAAGGAAACGGTCATCAACACATGGCCGCTTGAAAAGCTGCAACAGTTTTTGCGCGACAAACGAAAGAAATGA
- a CDS encoding endonuclease MutS2 yields the protein MQQKVLHTLEFDKVKEQLAEHASSALGLEKITALAPSPRLEEVAAWLEETDEAAAVLRMRGYAPLDGVVDIRPHLKRAAIGGALSPQELLEVAATAAASRQMKRLIMDVHEEYGGLARLAGYADELVEVPALEEDIRRSIDDHGEVLDAASDRLRTLRGQIRAVEARIREKLESIIRSPAAQKRLSDAIITIRNDRYVIPVKQEYRSAYGGIVHDQSASGATLFIEPQAVVELNNALREARAKEKQEIERILRELSAKVAEQAEPLGRAVEALAQLDFAFAKAKYARRIQATKPAVNNRGYLRFLQARHPLLDQDKAVPNDIELGGDYTTIVITGPNTGGKTVALKTIGLLTLMAQAGLFIPAADGSEAAVFRSVFADIGDEQSIEQSLSTFSSHMVNIVDILRHVDGESLVLFDELGAGTDPQEGAALAIAILDEVHGRGARTVATTHYPELKAYGYNRPGVVNASVEFDTETLCPTYKLLIGIPGRSNAFDISRRLGLNERIIERAKAQVSAESHNVENMIASLERSKKQAEEDEARARAELEEAKRLRAEWEGKLEALEDEKEERLAEAAKRAADIIRAAEREAERIIQELRRLQKEKQAEVKEHELVAAKQRLAAAMPKVEKRKKAKKAASRHAFQPGDEVKVTSLNQKGYLIEKVSNDEWQVQLGILKMKIHERDLEYIGSAPAKEVTPIATVKGKDAHVGLELDLRGERYEDALIRLEKYLDDAVLAGYPRVSIIHGKGTGALRQGVQQFLKQHRAVKSFRFGEANEGGTGVTIVELK from the coding sequence GTGCAACAAAAAGTGCTTCACACCTTGGAGTTCGATAAAGTGAAAGAGCAGTTGGCTGAGCATGCGTCCTCGGCGCTCGGTCTCGAGAAAATCACTGCTCTCGCACCGTCGCCTCGGTTGGAGGAAGTGGCGGCGTGGCTTGAGGAGACGGATGAAGCGGCCGCCGTTTTGCGGATGCGCGGCTATGCGCCGCTTGACGGGGTGGTCGACATCCGCCCGCATTTGAAACGAGCAGCGATCGGCGGCGCGCTCAGCCCACAAGAGCTGCTTGAAGTGGCGGCGACAGCGGCCGCAAGCCGGCAGATGAAACGGTTGATTATGGATGTGCATGAAGAGTACGGCGGGTTGGCGCGCCTAGCCGGTTATGCCGATGAGCTCGTCGAGGTGCCAGCGCTTGAAGAGGACATTCGCCGCTCGATTGACGACCATGGCGAGGTGCTCGATGCAGCGAGCGACCGCCTTCGCACGCTGCGCGGGCAAATTCGGGCAGTGGAAGCGCGCATCCGCGAGAAGCTTGAGAGCATCATTCGCTCGCCGGCGGCGCAAAAGCGGCTGTCGGACGCCATCATTACGATCCGCAATGACCGATACGTCATCCCGGTCAAGCAAGAATACCGCAGCGCCTATGGCGGCATCGTCCACGACCAGTCGGCGTCCGGAGCGACGCTGTTTATTGAGCCGCAAGCGGTCGTTGAGCTGAACAACGCCTTGCGCGAGGCGCGGGCGAAAGAAAAACAGGAAATCGAACGCATTTTGCGCGAACTTTCGGCAAAAGTCGCCGAGCAGGCCGAGCCGCTTGGGCGAGCCGTCGAGGCGCTTGCCCAGCTCGATTTTGCCTTCGCCAAGGCGAAATACGCCCGCCGGATTCAGGCGACAAAACCAGCCGTCAACAACCGTGGCTACCTCCGCTTTTTGCAGGCGCGCCATCCGCTGCTGGATCAGGACAAGGCGGTGCCCAATGATATTGAATTGGGCGGCGACTATACGACGATCGTCATCACCGGGCCGAACACCGGCGGGAAAACGGTGGCGTTGAAAACGATCGGCTTGTTGACGCTCATGGCGCAAGCGGGGCTGTTCATCCCGGCGGCCGACGGTTCGGAAGCGGCGGTGTTCCGTTCCGTTTTCGCCGATATCGGCGACGAGCAGTCCATCGAACAAAGTTTGAGCACGTTCTCGTCCCATATGGTCAATATCGTTGACATTTTGCGCCATGTCGATGGTGAAAGCCTTGTGCTGTTTGACGAGCTTGGGGCTGGCACCGACCCGCAGGAAGGGGCGGCGCTCGCCATCGCCATCTTGGATGAAGTGCACGGGCGCGGGGCGCGGACGGTGGCGACGACGCATTATCCGGAGTTGAAAGCGTACGGCTACAACCGCCCTGGCGTCGTGAATGCCAGCGTCGAGTTTGACACCGAAACGCTCTGCCCGACGTATAAACTGTTGATCGGTATCCCCGGCCGCAGCAACGCCTTTGATATTTCGCGCCGCCTTGGGCTTAATGAACGCATCATCGAACGGGCGAAAGCGCAAGTGAGCGCGGAAAGCCATAACGTCGAAAACATGATCGCGTCGCTCGAGCGGAGCAAAAAGCAAGCCGAAGAAGACGAAGCGCGGGCGCGCGCGGAGCTGGAGGAAGCGAAACGGCTGCGCGCCGAGTGGGAGGGAAAGCTCGAAGCGCTCGAAGACGAAAAAGAAGAGCGGCTCGCTGAAGCGGCGAAGCGGGCGGCTGACATCATCCGCGCCGCCGAGCGCGAAGCCGAGCGGATCATTCAAGAGCTGCGCCGCTTGCAAAAAGAAAAGCAGGCGGAAGTGAAAGAACACGAGCTCGTTGCCGCCAAGCAGCGGCTCGCTGCCGCTATGCCGAAAGTGGAGAAGCGGAAAAAGGCGAAAAAGGCTGCCTCACGCCATGCGTTCCAGCCGGGCGATGAAGTGAAGGTAACGAGCCTCAACCAAAAAGGCTATTTGATCGAAAAAGTGTCGAACGACGAATGGCAAGTGCAGCTCGGCATTTTGAAAATGAAAATTCATGAGCGCGATTTGGAGTACATCGGCAGCGCGCCGGCGAAAGAAGTGACGCCGATTGCGACGGTGAAAGGAAAAGACGCCCACGTCGGCTTGGAGCTCGATTTGCGCGGAGAGCGGTACGAAGACGCCCTCATTCGGCTTGAGAAATACTTGGATGATGCCGTGCTCGCCGGCTACCCGCGCGTTTCGATCATCCACGGCAAAGGGACGGGCGCGCTCCGCCAAGGAGTGCAGCAGTTTTTAAAACAACACCGGGCGGTGAAAAGCTTCCGATTCGGAGAGGCGAATGAAGGCGGCACCGGGGTGACGATCGTCGAACTGAAATGA
- a CDS encoding DUF350 domain-containing protein has protein sequence MASFWEHDMVKTAANFSVAVLCIVVFLAVFELVTKYKNWEEIQKGNVAVAMATGGKIFGIANIFRYALARHESLPSMIGWGLYGFLLLLAAYFIYEFLTPKFNIDDEIANDNRAVGFISMVISVGLSFVIGEGIQ, from the coding sequence ATGGCGTCGTTTTGGGAGCACGACATGGTGAAAACGGCGGCCAATTTCAGCGTTGCCGTGTTGTGCATCGTTGTCTTTTTAGCTGTATTTGAGTTGGTGACGAAATACAAAAATTGGGAGGAAATTCAAAAAGGCAATGTGGCGGTGGCGATGGCGACGGGCGGGAAAATTTTTGGCATCGCCAATATTTTCCGCTATGCGCTCGCCCGCCATGAGTCGCTGCCGTCGATGATCGGCTGGGGGCTGTACGGGTTTTTGCTTCTGCTTGCCGCGTACTTTATTTATGAATTTTTGACGCCCAAGTTTAATATTGATGACGAAATCGCCAACGACAACCGGGCCGTCGGCTTTATTTCCATGGTGATTTCCGTCGGCTTGTCGTTTGTCATCGGCGAAGGCATTCAGTAA
- a CDS encoding long-chain-fatty-acid--CoA ligase, producing MEKPWLAHYPPEIPHTLDYPEKTLSDYLRETAEQFGDHEAIDFLGKTMTFRDLYEQAVTFAHYLRTIGLKKGDRVAIMLPNCPQAVISYYGTLLAGGIVVQTNPLYTEYELEYQLNDSGASVLVTMDILYPKAEKLKGRIPVQHSIVTRMQDYLPTVKKWLYPLVQRKQNMPIVRIAESETVHLFRTIMSRKETAPIGVDIDPVEDVALLQYTGGTTGHPKAAMLTHRNLIANTLMCARWVYKCEKGKETVLGVLPFFHVYGMTTVMNLSVMMASKMVLLPRFDVKQTLKTIERTRPTMFPGAPTMYIALLNHPDLPKYDLSSINVCISGSAPLPVEVQEQFERATGGKLIEGYGLTEASPVTHSNFLWDGERVKGSIGVPWPDTEAKIVSLETGEEAKPGELGELAVRGPQVMKGYWNRPEETEQVLRDGWLYTGDIGYMDERGYFYIVDRKKDVIIAGGYNIYPREVEEALYEHPKVQEAAVIGVPDPYRGETVKAFVVLKPGEACSEKELDAFMRQRLAAYKVPRIYEFRSELPKTAVGKILRRVLVEEEKKKLDKSAELPVK from the coding sequence ATGGAAAAACCGTGGCTTGCTCATTATCCGCCGGAGATTCCGCATACGCTTGACTATCCCGAGAAAACGCTTTCTGACTATTTGCGGGAGACGGCGGAACAATTCGGAGACCATGAGGCGATTGACTTTTTGGGGAAAACGATGACGTTTCGCGATTTGTACGAGCAGGCTGTGACGTTCGCGCATTATTTGCGGACGATCGGATTGAAAAAAGGGGATCGGGTGGCGATTATGCTGCCGAACTGCCCGCAGGCGGTCATCAGCTACTATGGGACGCTCCTAGCCGGCGGCATCGTCGTGCAGACGAACCCGCTTTACACCGAGTATGAGCTTGAATACCAGCTGAATGACAGCGGCGCCTCGGTGCTCGTGACGATGGATATCCTGTATCCAAAGGCGGAAAAGTTGAAAGGGAGAATACCAGTCCAACATTCGATTGTCACAAGAATGCAAGATTATTTGCCCACGGTGAAGAAATGGCTGTATCCGCTTGTCCAGCGGAAGCAAAACATGCCCATCGTCCGCATCGCGGAAAGCGAAACCGTTCATCTGTTCCGCACGATCATGAGCCGCAAAGAAACTGCGCCGATCGGGGTGGACATCGATCCGGTGGAAGATGTGGCGCTGCTGCAATATACAGGCGGCACGACGGGGCATCCGAAAGCGGCCATGTTGACGCATCGCAACTTGATCGCGAATACATTGATGTGCGCCCGTTGGGTGTATAAATGCGAAAAAGGAAAAGAAACAGTGCTCGGTGTGCTTCCGTTTTTCCACGTGTACGGAATGACGACGGTGATGAATTTGTCCGTGATGATGGCGAGCAAAATGGTGCTGCTCCCACGGTTTGATGTGAAGCAAACGTTGAAAACGATTGAGCGCACCCGGCCGACGATGTTTCCAGGCGCGCCGACGATGTACATCGCTTTGTTGAACCATCCGGATTTGCCGAAATATGATTTGTCGTCGATCAACGTCTGCATCAGCGGCTCCGCTCCGCTGCCAGTTGAAGTGCAGGAGCAGTTCGAGCGGGCAACGGGCGGAAAATTGATTGAAGGCTATGGGTTGACCGAGGCGTCCCCTGTCACTCACAGCAACTTTCTTTGGGACGGGGAGCGGGTGAAAGGAAGCATCGGCGTTCCGTGGCCGGATACGGAAGCGAAAATCGTTTCCTTGGAAACGGGCGAGGAAGCGAAGCCGGGAGAGTTAGGGGAACTTGCCGTCCGCGGCCCGCAAGTGATGAAAGGCTACTGGAACCGGCCGGAAGAGACCGAGCAAGTGTTGCGCGACGGCTGGCTGTATACAGGAGATATCGGCTATATGGATGAACGCGGCTATTTTTACATCGTGGATCGGAAAAAAGATGTCATTATCGCCGGCGGTTACAACATTTACCCGCGCGAAGTCGAGGAAGCGTTGTACGAGCACCCGAAAGTGCAGGAAGCGGCCGTGATCGGCGTTCCGGATCCGTACCGCGGTGAGACGGTGAAAGCGTTCGTCGTGTTAAAGCCGGGGGAGGCGTGCAGCGAAAAGGAGCTTGACGCGTTTATGCGCCAGCGCCTAGCTGCTTACAAAGTGCCGCGCATCTACGAGTTCCGCAGCGAACTGCCGAAGACGGCGGTTGGCAAAATTTTGCGCCGCGTGCTGGTCGAAGAGGAGAAAAAGAAGCTTGACAAATCGGCAGAATTGCCCGTAAAATGA
- a CDS encoding TetR/AcrR family transcriptional regulator, with protein MRREKPKFKQIIDAAVVVIAEHGYHQAQVSKIAKQAGVADGTIYLYFKNKEDILISLFQEKMGAFIEKIEQETEGISSPLEKLYVLVKTHFSALAADPHMAVVTQLELRQSNKELRHRINEVLKGYLRLIDRIIMEGMEKGEFRQDLDVRLTRQMIFGTLDETVTTWVMNEQKYDLAALAEPVYELLVKGCAAGR; from the coding sequence TTGCGGAGGGAAAAGCCGAAATTTAAGCAAATCATTGACGCTGCCGTCGTCGTCATCGCCGAGCATGGCTACCATCAGGCGCAAGTGTCGAAAATCGCCAAGCAGGCCGGTGTCGCCGACGGCACGATCTACCTTTATTTTAAAAACAAAGAGGATATTTTAATTTCGCTTTTTCAAGAAAAGATGGGGGCATTCATCGAGAAAATTGAACAAGAGACAGAAGGAATTTCAAGCCCCCTAGAGAAATTGTATGTATTGGTGAAAACTCATTTTTCCGCCCTCGCTGCTGATCCGCATATGGCGGTCGTCACGCAGCTTGAGCTGCGCCAGTCGAACAAAGAGCTTCGCCATCGCATCAATGAGGTGCTGAAAGGATATTTGCGGCTCATCGACCGCATCATCATGGAGGGGATGGAAAAAGGGGAGTTTCGCCAAGATTTAGACGTCCGGCTCACCCGCCAAATGATCTTCGGCACCTTGGATGAAACCGTGACGACGTGGGTGATGAACGAGCAAAAGTATGACTTGGCCGCCCTCGCCGAACCGGTGTACGAACTGCTCGTCAAAGGGTGCGCCGCCGGGCGTTAG